The Candidatus Methanoperedens sp. genome includes the window CGAAGAAGTCAATTTTTTTATCTCAGAGTCGGCATACATGCCAATAATTGGTAAAACCCTTGGTCAGGTACTCGGTCCCAGGGGAAAAATGCCCATACCCCTGACCCCGGATAAGGATATTGTCCAGATAATCAACAAGTCAAAGAACTCAATTAAGGTGAGATCCAAGGATAAGATGACATTCCACATCTCGATCGGAAGAAAGGAAATGGACCCGGTGAAGGTATCGGAGAATGTCGAGGCTATAATAAATCGTATAGAGCACAAGTACGAACGCGGCCTATATAATGTTAAATCGGTGTATGTTAAAACGACCATGGGGCCATCAGTGAGGGTGATTTAAATGGCGGCAGAACTAAAACACCACAGTATCCATATCCCTCAATGGAAAAAAGATGAAGTTGAGACTATAAAGAAGCTGCTAACAAATTATTCTTCCACAGGCATTGTCGGGGTCCATGGCATTCCTTCAAGCCAGCTTCAAATAATGCGAAAGAACCTTCGCGGTATGGCTGATATAAAGATGTGCAGGAATTCGCTCATTTTCCGTGCCCTGGACGAATCCGCGGATAATATAAAACAGATAGAAAAATATGTGGATTCCCAGACCGCTTTATTATTCACGAATGAGAATCCTTTTAAACTTTATAAGATACTGCAAAAAGGGAAGACCGAGGCCCCCATTAAAGCAGGCGGTATCGCACCAAAGGATATAATTGTGCAGAAAGGCCCGACCTCATTCCCGCCAGGGCCGATCGTGGGAGAATTGCAGGGTGCTGGAATACCTGCAGGGATAGAAGGCGGGAAGGTCGTGATCCGAGAGACGAAGACCGTAGCCAGACAGGGTGATGTAGTAGATGCCAAACTTGCATCCATCCTTTCACGTCTCGGTATTCGTCCAGTCGAACTTGGGCTTGACCTTCGTGCGGTATACGAGAAAGGCATGGTATACGAGTCGATATTGTTGGCTGTGGATGAGACAAAATACAGAAGCGATCTGACGCTTGCGGTGCAGCGGGCGTTCAACCTGTCCATTAATTCAGCATATCCGGCAAAAGCCACGATCAGCACACTGCTTACCAAAGCGGCCTCTCAGTCGAGGAATCTTGCTATCAATGCAGAGATAATAATGCCTGATATCATCGATGTACTGCTTGCAAAAGGTAATTTACAGATGCTATCCCTTGCGAAGATCGCATCTGTTAAAGATGCAAATGCAGTCAGTGCCAGGCTAAAGGAAAAGCTTGCTGCAGCACCCAGGGAAGAAAAGAAGCCCGAGGCAGCGGCTCCCAAGGAAGCCAAGGAAGAGAAGAAAAAGGAAGAACACAAGGAATCAGATATTGCAGCGGGCCTGGGCTCGCTGTTCGGTTAAGCTAAATAAAAGGTGATTAAAATGGAATACGTATATGCAGCGCTATTATTACACAGCGCAGGAAAGAAAGTAACAGATGAAGCAATTACTGCCGTGATAAAGGCAGCAGGTATGGAAGTCGATGCAGTGAGAGCCAAAGCTCTTGTTTCCGCTCTTGAAGGTGTCAATATCGAGGAAGCCATCTCAAAGGCGGCTTTCGCGGCACCAGCAGCAGCGGCTCCGGCGGCAGCGGCTCCAGCGGCAGCAGAAGCTCCAAAGAAAGAAGAAAATCCAAAAGAGAAAGAGAAAGCTGAAGAAAGCGGAATGGAAGGACTCGGCGCCCTTTTCGGGTGAGTTCTTACATTCTCATTTTTTATTATTTTCTTTTTTGTTTATTCTGCACCAGTTCTCAACCTGGTTTTTACTGTGATCTGATTTGATTTATTGGGTGCGTTTACGCGTACCCACTCCCTTCCCTGCAGGGTATCTCTTCCGCTTCCACCGAATTCCAGTCATTAGGGCGAAAGGGCGAATGGTCTTGATGATAGATTTTGCAGGGCTGCCAGGGATAATATTAATCGATAGAATACATATCTTTCTACTCTTCTCATTATTTTTGCGCCATCAATTATTTTCATAAGCTAGCGACCCACACGAATCCATTCGGAATCTATTGGTTTGGGTTAAAATATTTATCAGATATTTTGACTATTCAAACTTTCAAAAACCCCACCCGCAACTCTTATATACGTGGGAGTTGTAGTTGGGGAAGCCCGGCAACTACGTTGCCAGGACATATGTAATACCGGAAAAACAGAATTCGTTCTGTTTTTAACACTGAAAAAAATAATGAACTCGTGTATAAAATCGTAT containing:
- a CDS encoding 50S ribosomal protein L1 — protein: MEHETIVTAVKQALEKAPQRKFSESIDLAINLKNLDMNQPQNRFDEEIILPHGVGKPIKIAVFAKGETAQRAKAAGADYVFDPEEINVLGEDKARAKTLAEEVNFFISESAYMPIIGKTLGQVLGPRGKMPIPLTPDKDIVQIINKSKNSIKVRSKDKMTFHISIGRKEMDPVKVSENVEAIINRIEHKYERGLYNVKSVYVKTTMGPSVRVI
- a CDS encoding 50S ribosomal protein L10, with protein sequence MAAELKHHSIHIPQWKKDEVETIKKLLTNYSSTGIVGVHGIPSSQLQIMRKNLRGMADIKMCRNSLIFRALDESADNIKQIEKYVDSQTALLFTNENPFKLYKILQKGKTEAPIKAGGIAPKDIIVQKGPTSFPPGPIVGELQGAGIPAGIEGGKVVIRETKTVARQGDVVDAKLASILSRLGIRPVELGLDLRAVYEKGMVYESILLAVDETKYRSDLTLAVQRAFNLSINSAYPAKATISTLLTKAASQSRNLAINAEIIMPDIIDVLLAKGNLQMLSLAKIASVKDANAVSARLKEKLAAAPREEKKPEAAAPKEAKEEKKKEEHKESDIAAGLGSLFG
- the rpl12p gene encoding 50S ribosomal protein P1; translation: MEYVYAALLLHSAGKKVTDEAITAVIKAAGMEVDAVRAKALVSALEGVNIEEAISKAAFAAPAAAAPAAAAPAAAEAPKKEENPKEKEKAEESGMEGLGALFG